The genomic region CGGCGTCGAGCAGTGCCGCATCCACCAGCACGACCATTCCGTCGCGTAAGACGCGGTAGGCGGTCATCCCGATAAAGAGCATCACCGCCAGCGCCGCGAAGATGTCACCGGAGGGGACGCCCGCCTGCACCAGCACAAGCCCGATGAGCACGGCGATGCCGGCGAGCGCGTCGGAGAAGGTGTGGGCCGCATCGCTGGCCAGGATCATGGAGTCGTAGCGCTTCGCGGCGCGCTTCTCATACCAGCTGATCAGAAAACTCGTGGCGATAGCCACACCGATGACCCCGAACGCGGCCGGTCCCACCTGAGGCTCGGCCGCCCCGGTGGCCGCCGCCCACACGCCCCGGCCAACTTCCAGAAGTCCCAGCAGGATCATCATGCCGATGGCCATGCTCGCGGCCACCTCGAGCTTCTGGTGACCGTAGGGGTGCTCACGGTCCGGGGGGCGCGTGGCCATGCCCAGGGCAATAAGACCGATGACGTTGGAGAGGGCGTCAAAAAAGGAGTGGAAGCCGTCGGCCTGCATGCTCACGATGCTGGCGTGGTAGCCCCAGGCGAGCTTGCCCATGGCCACGAGCAGGTTGGCGGCCAGGGTGAAGATGAGCACACGACGCACTGCACGGTGGTTGCTGCTGCGACTGACCTCTGGCGTCGATGCACACATGAGCGCTCCGGCCGATAGGCTCTACAGGAGGTCGTCGCGACCGTTGCGCTTGAGCGCATCCACGATCTCGCGCACCCGCTGGGCGCGCTCGCGCGGCAGCACCAAAAGCGCGTCGGGGGTGTCCACAACCACAAGCCCCTCGACGCCGCTCATCGCGATCAGGCGCTCGCTTCCCGCGCTGAGCACCACCGAGTCTCTGACCTCGTCGAGCACCGCGTCGGCGCGCACCACGTTGTTCTGCGTGTCAGTGGCGCTGACTTCATCGAGCGCCGCCCAGTGCCCCACGTCCGACCAGCGAAAGAGGGCCGGGATCACCTCCACATGCGCCGCGCCTTCCATCACCGCGTAGTCGATCGAGATGGAGGCGGCCTTCTCGAAGGCCTCGGCGATGATCGCTACATCGCTGGCACCACTGCGTCGCACCGGTTCAAAAGCGCGCAGAAGTTCAGGCTGCTGGCGCTCAAGCTCCGACCACAGGGTGGAGGGGCGCAGCACAAACATCCCGGAGTTCCACACAAAACGCCCCGAGGTCACATACTCGCGGGCCGTGGCCAGGTCGGGTTTTTCGACAAAACGCCGCACCGCCAGCGCGATGGGCCCCTGGCCGGGGGCGGTGTCGATGGAGCCCTCACTCTCAATGTAGCCGTACCCGGTCTCCGGGCGCGTCGGGGGCACGCCCAGGGTGACGATGGCGCCCTGGCGCGCGCGCTCTTCGGCGAGTTTGAGGCAGGCCTCAAAGGCCTGCTGGCCGCCGATGAAGTGGTCGGAGGGAAAGATCGCGATGGGCTCATCGCCGGCGATGGCTTCAGCGCGCGCGGCGGCAAGGGCGATGGCCGGCGCGGTGTTACGCGCGCGGGGCTCGACCACAAGCTCCAGTCCTTCGGTGCCCAGGCTGCGGAGCGCCTCGGAGGTGGGCTCGACGTGATGTTGTCCCAGCACCAGCAACGCGCGGCCCTGACTGTCGAGGCTGGCGACGCGGTCGAAGGTCTCGGCGATCATCGGACGATCGCCCCAGAGGGCAATGAGCTGTTTGGGGCGCGCGCGCCGGCTCAGCGGCCAGAAGCGGGTGCCGGAGCCGCCGGCGAGGATGACTGGGAGCATGGGGAAGACCTGAACTGCGTGCGGGGTGGGTCAGCGGCGGCCACGATAGCCATCCGGGCCGATAAATCAAGGTCAAGCCTCGGCGCCCTTGAGCGTGGCCAGCCAGAGCGCGTCGGTGAGCTGGCGGCGACGCCAGAGGCGCTCCTGTTCCTCGATGGCGTCGAGCTCTTTGAGCTGCGCGCGCGCCTCAGCCGGAAGATCCAGTGCGGAGCGGCTCGTGGCCAGCACTCGCCCCGACGCGTCGAGGAGCGCAGAGGGTTTGGCGTAGTCGTCGAGCAGGGCGATGGCGAGGCGGCGTTCGCCCTCGGCCAGCGTCATCTTCGTGCCCGCGCTTGCTCCCTCCGGCCTGGGTACCTCCCCGTGACGAAGTCGTTGATGTTCGTCGAGGAGTGTGTTCATGCAGCGGGCCGCGTCCTTGAACTCCGGCGGGGGCTCATCGAGGTGCACCCGGCGCAGAAGATCGCCGCTGGCGAAGGCGCGCGCGGTGGCCTGAAAGTCCTCCGAGGGCTCGACGACGCGGTGTAGCAGTCGGCGGGCAAAGACAAGGCCCAGCAGCACGCTGATCACGCCCAGGATCATTGCCGCCCAGGCCCCGGAGATACCCATGCGTTTGGCGCGCTCGTCCATGCGCGCCATCGAGGCGTGGTTGATGCGCGCAAGCTCGCTGAGCGCGGCGGTGGTCTCGGCGCGCGCCTGCACATCGCCGCTGAGCGCGGCCTGATGGTAGCGCTCGATGGTGTTGATGGCCGGGCGCTCCTCGCTCTCGGTGATGTTGGTGCTGGCGCGGGTAAACGCCTCATCGAAGCGCTCCAGATCCTCGTCGTTGACCGGGGTGTTCCCCAGAATCACCAGCATCTCTTCGACGGCGATGATCGAGTAGGAGTTCTCCTCGATGATCTGCTCGATGGCCGGCGCCATGCGCGAGAGCAGGCCGATGGCCCCCAGCGACGTCATGATCTGCAGGGAGAGCAGGGCGATGAGCAGCGCGGTGATTTCGGTACGAACGCGCATCACTTAGATCCAGTCGACGAGCTGGCGAGCGGCGTCTGAGCGCGAGACCACCACCAGGATGTCGTCGGTTTGCAAGACGGTGTCGGGCTCGGGAAGCTGCACGATGCCTCGGCCCTCGATCACGCGGCGAATGGCCACGACGTTGACGCCCACGCGGGTGGGAAGCTGCAGCTCTTTGAGGCTGCGGCCGAGCATCCCCTCCGGGGGGCGAAGTTCGGTGAGCACAAGATCTTCGCCCAGGGGCACCTCTTCGAGCACGCCGCTGTAGAGCATGCGTGTGGCCAGTCGCTCACCGAAGGCCCGCTCCGGGTTGACGACTTCGTGAGCGCCGACCAGGTGGAGGATGCGCTCGAGAAGTTCGTCGGTGGCGCGGGCGACCACCCGGGGGGCTCCCATCTTTCGCAGCAGGGCGGTGACCACGATCGCCCCCTCCCGCGACTCATCGCCGATGGCGCAGACGCAGATATCGCGGCGATCGGGGGCGGCCCGCGCCAGGGCCTCTTCGTCCATGGCGTTAAAGCAGGCGCCCTCGGCCGCAAAGCCTGCGGCCTGCTGCACGAGCTCCTCTTTGGTGTCGACGGCCAGGACATCGACGCCCTGGCCGGTCAGCGAGCGAGCCAGGGCCATGCCGAATTGCCCCAGCCCGATGATCAGAGCCTGCTTTGCCATGGGAGTTCCACTGCGCGTGAGGAAGGTGGTTCAGAAAAGAGGAGGTTCAGTTAGCCGACCGGCAGGGTGCGCGTGGGGCGCGTCCAGTCGGAGCTCGGCGTGCGCGATGCCAGTAGCAGAAAGAGCGTCAGCGGGCCAATTCGACCGATGAACATCGAGAGCATCACAATGATTTTGCCCACGGTGTCGAGCATGCCCGTCCCTCCGATCGTCAGCCCCACGGTGCCCAGCGCGCTCAACGCCTCGAAGATCGCCATCATAAAGGGCATCTGCTGGGTGATGAGCAGGGCGAGCGTCATCACCACCCCGATCATCGCCCCCACTGTGGCGATGGCGGCCGCCCGGAAGATCGTCTGTTGCGGGATATGAAACCCGAAGGCTTCGACGCGCGCGCGGTTGGCCAGCGCGCTGCGCACCACCAGAAAGAGCAGCGCGATGGTGGTGGTCTTGATGCCGCCGGCGGTCGAGCCTGGCGAGCCGCCGATGAACATCGCCATGAGCATGATCAGCACGCTGGCCGGGTGCAGCAGCGAGAAGTCCACGGAGTTAAAGCCCGCGGTGCGCAGCGTGATGGACTGGAAGATGGCGTTAAACGCGCGGTCGACCGTTCCCAGTGCCTCAAAGCTATGGGTGGATTCTGAGAAGAAGAAAAAGACCGCCGGCAAAAGCCAGAGCAAAAGCGAGGTCGTCATCACCACGCGCACATGCAGCGAGACAGGGCGACCTCGCCACCAGCGCGGCAGCGAGGCGACGACCGCCGGCCCCAGCCCCCCGACCACAATCAACAGTCCGATCGTCATCAGGATCGCCGGGTTAGATTGCACGCTCATCAGGCTATCGGAGCGCAGCGCAAAGCCGGCGTTGCAGAAGGCGGAGATCGAGGTGAAGACCCCCTCCCAGATGGCGCGCCCCGGCGGGGACCCCTCAAGCCAGAAGAGGCCGGAGAGGATCGTCGCACCGATGAGCTCGGTCACACACGTGATCAACAAAATCAACTTGAGCGCCGCGCTGATCTGGCCGCGGTCGCGCTCGCCAATCAGCTGGGCGATGGCGCCCTCATGGCGCATGCTCAGCCGGCGCCCCAGCAGCAAAAACGCCGCCGTCGAGAAGGTCATGATCCCGAGCCCGCCGATCTGAATGAGCACCAGGATGGTGAGCTGGCCCACGCCGGTGAAGTCCACCGGGGTGTCGAGCACAATCAGCCCCGTCACACACGTGGCGCTGACCGCGGTGAAGAAAGCATCAATGATGCTGATCGGGCGCGAGGTTGCCTGAGGCAACGAGAGGAAAAGCCCTCCGACGACGCAGGTGATTAAAAAGGTCGTCGCCAGCAGGCGCGCCGGGTTGGTGGCGACAGGCTCCCACCAGTGCGCTTCGGGGTCGGAAGCGGGGTGATCAAGCACCCACAGCCGTACCGCGAGCAGGATCACGACCACCGCCCACAGGCTCAATGTCAGCCCGACGCTGGCTCCGATCATCAGGGGGAGTGGGCCCGCCAGGGCCAGCGCGCTGGCGAGCATCGCCAGCTCGCGGGGGGCCTGACGGCAGCGCCACAGGCCGTGGGTCATCACGATCAGCGCAAAGACGATCGAGAGTCCCACCGAGCTCACGCCCAGAAGTTCCGGGGGCGATACCAGCACCGCATTGAGCCAGACGGCGACCATGCCCAGCGAGGCACCGACGGCCCCCGCCGCACCGCGACCCCGCGCCGGGACCTGGCCATCCTGCAGCCAGAGCAACCAGTACCCTCCCAGCAGAAGACTCAAGGCCCACAAAAAAGCCGGTCCGGGCCGGGTGGCCGAGACCAGCAGGGTGGGGGTCAACCCCACCAGCACAAGTCCCAGAGACATCAGTCGCCAGGCGGGGTGTTGCCAGCGCGACGCACTGGTCAAAACCCAGAGCGCCGCACAGATAAACGCCCCCAGAATGAGGGGGCGCGGGGCTGCCAGCCAGTCGGGTAGTTGCTCAGTGGTGCCCCAGGCCAGCACAAACGCAGGTGAGCCCGCGCGCAGAAGCGCGCGGGCCAGGTTGGGTCGAGTCAACATCGCTGCGGCCTTAAGGCAACTTCATCAGAGCTCGTGCACCACCGGAATGACCACCGGACGCCTTCCAAGCTCTTTACTGATGTAGCGGCGAATGTGGGTGCGAATCGCCTCTTTGACCTCCGAGATGTCACCGCGCGCCGCCCGGGAGAGCTCCTGGACGCCGTTCCAGGCGGCCTGGGCAGCCTGCTCCAACAACTCATCACTCTCGGTGGTGTTGACCACCCCGCGCTGAAGAACGGTGGGAGGCGCGACCAGCGAGCCCGACTCGCGATCGAGGATACCCATCGCCATCACGATGCCGGCGCTGGCCAGCTTGCGACGATCGCGCAGCTGGAAGTCCTCGGTGTCGCCCACGTTGCGACCGTCGACCAGCATACGCCCGTGATGCACGCGACCGATGACTTCGGCACCCTTATCGGTGATCTGCAGGCAGTCGCCGTTCTCGATCAGGTGGGTGTTCTCCACGCCCACTTCCGAGCCCAGACGCGCGTGCCCTTTACGCATGCGGTACTCGCCATGGACCGGGATCAGGTGGGTGGGGCGAGTGAGGTTGAGCATCAGCTTGAGCTCTTCCTGCTTGGCGTGGCCCGAGCCGTGGATGACCTTGTCGTCGGCCGTGATGATGGTGGCGCCGCGCTTATAAAGCGCGTTGACCATCGAGTTGATGCCGTACTCATTGCCCGGGATCTGACGCGCGCTGAGCACGATGGTGTCGCCCTCTTGCACTTCCACGTGGCGATGATCCCCGAAGGCCATGCGCGCCAGCGAGGAGCGCGGCTCGGCCTGGCTGCCCGTGGAGATGATCAGGATGCGCTTGTCCGGATACTTGTCCATCTCCTCCGGGTTGATGAGCACATCTTCGGGAGGGAAGGGCAAGAACCCTAAGTCGCGGGCGATGTTGGAGTTTTTGACAAGGCTTGTACCCATGAGCACGGCCTTGCGCTTGTGGCGGTAGGCCAGCTCCAGCAGGCCCGCGACGCGGTGAAGGTTACTGGAGAACTGCGCCACAATGAGGCGCCCCGGCGCGTTTTCGAAGACCTCCGAGAAGCCCTGGAAGACGGCGCGCTCGCTGCGCGTGAAGCCCGGAACTTCCGAGTTGGTGCTGTCGCCAAAGAGCGCGAGCACG from Lujinxingia vulgaris harbors:
- a CDS encoding cation diffusion facilitator family transporter encodes the protein MCASTPEVSRSSNHRAVRRVLIFTLAANLLVAMGKLAWGYHASIVSMQADGFHSFFDALSNVIGLIALGMATRPPDREHPYGHQKLEVAASMAIGMMILLGLLEVGRGVWAAATGAAEPQVGPAAFGVIGVAIATSFLISWYEKRAAKRYDSMILASDAAHTFSDALAGIAVLIGLVLVQAGVPSGDIFAALAVMLFIGMTAYRVLRDGMVVLVDAALLDADAIREVVGAHPEVRSCHYVRSRGMPGAVHLDLHVTVDPDMRMEEAGEVLLQLKDRLHERFHELEDVLIQLEPHHPVHYEDVPENLV
- a CDS encoding mannose-1-phosphate guanylyltransferase, with the protein product MLPVILAGGSGTRFWPLSRRARPKQLIALWGDRPMIAETFDRVASLDSQGRALLVLGQHHVEPTSEALRSLGTEGLELVVEPRARNTAPAIALAAARAEAIAGDEPIAIFPSDHFIGGQQAFEACLKLAEERARQGAIVTLGVPPTRPETGYGYIESEGSIDTAPGQGPIALAVRRFVEKPDLATAREYVTSGRFVWNSGMFVLRPSTLWSELERQQPELLRAFEPVRRSGASDVAIIAEAFEKAASISIDYAVMEGAAHVEVIPALFRWSDVGHWAALDEVSATDTQNNVVRADAVLDEVRDSVVLSAGSERLIAMSGVEGLVVVDTPDALLVLPRERAQRVREIVDALKRNGRDDLL
- a CDS encoding HAMP domain-containing protein; the protein is MRVRTEITALLIALLSLQIMTSLGAIGLLSRMAPAIEQIIEENSYSIIAVEEMLVILGNTPVNDEDLERFDEAFTRASTNITESEERPAINTIERYHQAALSGDVQARAETTAALSELARINHASMARMDERAKRMGISGAWAAMILGVISVLLGLVFARRLLHRVVEPSEDFQATARAFASGDLLRRVHLDEPPPEFKDAARCMNTLLDEHQRLRHGEVPRPEGASAGTKMTLAEGERRLAIALLDDYAKPSALLDASGRVLATSRSALDLPAEARAQLKELDAIEEQERLWRRRQLTDALWLATLKGAEA
- a CDS encoding potassium channel family protein, with translation MAKQALIIGLGQFGMALARSLTGQGVDVLAVDTKEELVQQAAGFAAEGACFNAMDEEALARAAPDRRDICVCAIGDESREGAIVVTALLRKMGAPRVVARATDELLERILHLVGAHEVVNPERAFGERLATRMLYSGVLEEVPLGEDLVLTELRPPEGMLGRSLKELQLPTRVGVNVVAIRRVIEGRGIVQLPEPDTVLQTDDILVVVSRSDAARQLVDWI
- a CDS encoding TrkH family potassium uptake protein, with product MLTRPNLARALLRAGSPAFVLAWGTTEQLPDWLAAPRPLILGAFICAALWVLTSASRWQHPAWRLMSLGLVLVGLTPTLLVSATRPGPAFLWALSLLLGGYWLLWLQDGQVPARGRGAAGAVGASLGMVAVWLNAVLVSPPELLGVSSVGLSIVFALIVMTHGLWRCRQAPRELAMLASALALAGPLPLMIGASVGLTLSLWAVVVILLAVRLWVLDHPASDPEAHWWEPVATNPARLLATTFLITCVVGGLFLSLPQATSRPISIIDAFFTAVSATCVTGLIVLDTPVDFTGVGQLTILVLIQIGGLGIMTFSTAAFLLLGRRLSMRHEGAIAQLIGERDRGQISAALKLILLITCVTELIGATILSGLFWLEGSPPGRAIWEGVFTSISAFCNAGFALRSDSLMSVQSNPAILMTIGLLIVVGGLGPAVVASLPRWWRGRPVSLHVRVVMTTSLLLWLLPAVFFFFSESTHSFEALGTVDRAFNAIFQSITLRTAGFNSVDFSLLHPASVLIMLMAMFIGGSPGSTAGGIKTTTIALLFLVVRSALANRARVEAFGFHIPQQTIFRAAAIATVGAMIGVVMTLALLITQQMPFMMAIFEALSALGTVGLTIGGTGMLDTVGKIIVMLSMFIGRIGPLTLFLLLASRTPSSDWTRPTRTLPVG
- a CDS encoding ribonuclease J, which codes for MSENNLLPAPPKKDYLRYIPLGGLDEVGMNCSIIECNGSMLMIDCGITFPETGDFGVDIVLPDWSYVLDNLDKLDGILLTHGHEDHIGGAPFFLQEVDVPVYSGRLTLGMLNRKLQSHGLGNQVDLIEVEPGEQLEIGPFVAEFVHINHSVPNAMAIALHTPMGTALFTGDWKIDQTPMYEPMTDLPRLAALGDQGVLALFGDSTNSEVPGFTRSERAVFQGFSEVFENAPGRLIVAQFSSNLHRVAGLLELAYRHKRKAVLMGTSLVKNSNIARDLGFLPFPPEDVLINPEEMDKYPDKRILIISTGSQAEPRSSLARMAFGDHRHVEVQEGDTIVLSARQIPGNEYGINSMVNALYKRGATIITADDKVIHGSGHAKQEELKLMLNLTRPTHLIPVHGEYRMRKGHARLGSEVGVENTHLIENGDCLQITDKGAEVIGRVHHGRMLVDGRNVGDTEDFQLRDRRKLASAGIVMAMGILDRESGSLVAPPTVLQRGVVNTTESDELLEQAAQAAWNGVQELSRAARGDISEVKEAIRTHIRRYISKELGRRPVVIPVVHEL